In Luteitalea sp. TBR-22, one genomic interval encodes:
- a CDS encoding alpha/beta fold hydrolase, translating to MPLFVAGLVTLASAAGAVHLLARGVVQVPCTVVVGTLDRTSPPVHADALVEGIRGARLHRIEGVGHAPNFEAPDAVAELIRAASAKAAPGHPSVPS from the coding sequence ATGCCGCTCTTCGTCGCAGGGCTCGTCACTCTTGCGTCCGCGGCGGGTGCCGTGCATCTGCTGGCCAGGGGCGTCGTACAGGTGCCCTGCACCGTGGTTGTCGGCACGCTGGACAGAACGTCTCCGCCCGTACACGCCGATGCGCTCGTTGAGGGCATCCGGGGAGCGCGACTGCATCGTATCGAAGGGGTGGGGCACGCACCCAACTTTGAAGCGCCTGACGCCGTTGCCGAGTTGATCAGGGCGGCGTCGGCCAAGGCAGCGCCCGGGCATCCATCGGTGCCCTCCTGA